The Brevibacillus humidisoli DNA segment TTGCCCGCCGAGATATCACGCGCCATTCGGTGCCACTCCATCAGTCGCGTTCGCACAAACCGATACAGCCAGCCACCCGCAAGCAGTGCCATACAGAGAGAACTGCCGCCCAACAACAGCAGCATCTCTATGCTCAACTCCGCTGTCACCCCGACTGTAAGCGCTGTCAATACAGGCAGCAGGACAACGCCCCAGATGACCGGGCCGAGAAAGGGACGATGCAACACCATACCAAGCCGCAGCACATAGGAGTGGTTTCCCTGACGGATAATCGGATAGGCAGCATCAATCAGCCACTCGCCTGTGTTGCGGGGATACAGCTGCAGCAGCAGTTCGTCAGCTTTCGCCGACCGCTGACCCACTTCATCCTCAAACAGCATGCCCTCACGCAGTCGGTTGGTGTGCAGGACGCCGCGACCTTCTTCATTGACAATGACAAAGTATTCATGCTCTTTCAGTTCTTCGTCCAACAACTTCCTGATTTCTTCCCGCTGTCCGGACAGGTCAAGACTTCCAGCCAAGATCGCCGCTATCTGTTCTGCTACCTTGCGCACCTTGGCACCGGCACGACGGGCTCGTCTCGTGCGAAGCATGGTTGGGTTCATCAAACTCCCCCTTTTTCCCCTGTTGAATATATCAAAATATTGCCACTTCTTATTTCCAGTATACCTTATTTTTGCAATCAGGTAATATGTATAGATAGAAAACGTGCAATCGTCTGAATACGCAGAAAAGAGGAACCGACATGAACAAGTCTTACGCGGCGGATCTCACTTTGTTTGCTATTGCCTTTGTCTGGGGCGCCACATTCGTCATTGTCCAAAATGCAATTGCTTTTCTTGATCCCAACATGTTTAACGCAGTCCGCTTTGCGATTGCTGCCTTCTTTCTGACGGTTGTCTTGCTGATCGTATCACGCAACCTGCGTTCCATCTTCTCCTGGAAGCTGGTTGCAGCAGGCGTATTTATCGGGTTTTGGCTGTTTGGCGGTTACGCCTTGCAAACTGTAGGGCTTTTGTATACATCACCGTCCAAGGCAGGCTTTATCACCGGATTGTCCGTCGTCTTGGTTCCGCTCTTTTCCTATCTGATACTTAGAGATGCGATCAAGTGGCCGGCAGTCGTTGGAGTCGTGCTTGCTGTTGGCGGCCTCTACCTGCTTGCCTTTACCGGCACGCTAAGTCTCAATCTGGGCGATCTGTTGGTGTTTGGCTGCGCAGTCTGTTTTGCCCTGCAAATTGTCTTTACCGGCAAATATGCGCCTCATTATGAGGCACTCCCCTTGGCGATTGTCCAGTTGTGGGTCGTATCCGTGCTTAGCTTGCTTTACGCCCTTTTCTTTGAAAACTGGCAGCAGGCACTGGTTCTGGAAACATACCTGCACGCCGATGTCTTCTGGGGTCTGTTGATTACCTCGATTTTTGCCACCGCGTTCGCCTTCCTCGCTCAGACAGCACTGCAAAAGAAGACGTCAGCGACCCGTGTAGCCCTGATCTTCGCGCTGGAGCCGGTCTTTGCCGCACTCACAGCTTATCTGTGGATTGATGAGGTGCTGACTGCGAAGCAATTGCTCGGCTGTGTGCTCATCTTCAGCGGCATGATTCTGGCGGAGCTGCCCATCAGTACTTGGCTGGCTTCATGGAAACGGGCAAAACTGGCCCGCTCACAGTCTAAACAATAAAAAAACCCGGCAGTCGCCGAGTCTATGGGGTCAGTCCCCTGGCCCCTCAATGGATGAGGGGCTCAGATTGCAGACAAACTCCCTCGCTGAACGAACAGCAGAGGGCGTTTGTTTAATAATTTGATGAAAATACCGAAGGTGTTTTGATCCTTCACCTTTTGGCGACCTGATTTCCATAGCCAGGTCGCCATTTTTTTTAAGTTCATGGCAGCGAAAACAAGCATCGCCTGCATCGTGACCTTCTCCAGTCCTCGTAAGGTCGTCCAACGCATGCCATGCTTTTCCTTCATATCAGCGAATACACGTTCAATC contains these protein-coding regions:
- a CDS encoding DMT family transporter, which codes for MNKSYAADLTLFAIAFVWGATFVIVQNAIAFLDPNMFNAVRFAIAAFFLTVVLLIVSRNLRSIFSWKLVAAGVFIGFWLFGGYALQTVGLLYTSPSKAGFITGLSVVLVPLFSYLILRDAIKWPAVVGVVLAVGGLYLLAFTGTLSLNLGDLLVFGCAVCFALQIVFTGKYAPHYEALPLAIVQLWVVSVLSLLYALFFENWQQALVLETYLHADVFWGLLITSIFATAFAFLAQTALQKKTSATRVALIFALEPVFAALTAYLWIDEVLTAKQLLGCVLIFSGMILAELPISTWLASWKRAKLARSQSKQ